Proteins encoded by one window of Engraulis encrasicolus isolate BLACKSEA-1 chromosome 23, IST_EnEncr_1.0, whole genome shotgun sequence:
- the LOC134439510 gene encoding protocadherin gamma-A10-like — MVFKRNTSGKGGGCASSGMRWQVLFVFVYLCGIALGQIRYSIPEEMKKGSLIGNVAQDLGLDVKRLRAGRARIVTGEGNQYTELNADKGILVVSERIDREQLCGDTTPCSFSFEIILENPIELHPVNILINDQNDNAPQILYPLQTGGSNLAEIVPRSADVGYLVTKVVAVDVDSGQNAWLTYRFQKPVDRALFEVGAQNGEIRTMRQITDKDTVKQKLTVVVEDNGQPSRSATVNLNVAVADSFPEVLSEFTELTHDKEYNDNLTFYLVLALAVVSFLFVTSLVVIISVKIYRWRHSSTYYQSNLPVIPYYPPHFGDTTGAGTLQRVYNYELYKTTDSRKSDYKYPGCGQNVMIVDQSAPGTIRHSASEKNILDEPDSPLENGWLTESNGQGTF, encoded by the exons ATGGTTTTCAAAAGGAATACTTCAGGAAAAGGTGGTGGATGTGCGTCGTCCGGAATGCGATGGCAAGTACTCTTTGTCTTTGTGTACCTTTGTGGCATTGCTCTGGGACAAATCCGTTACTCCATCCCAGAGGAAATGAAGAAAGGGTCACTGATAGGCAACGTAGCACAGGATCTTGGTCTGGATGTGAAAAGGCTCCGGGCCGGTCGAGCTCGTATTGTGACCGGGGAAGGGAATCAGTACACGGAGCTTAATGCAGACAAAGGGATCCTGGTTGTGAGTGAGAGGATAGACCGAGAGCAGTTGTGTGGTGACACGACTCCCTGCAGCTTTAGCTTCGAGATCATTCTAGAAAACCCCATAGAATTGCATC CGGTAAATATTTTAATTAATGACCAGAATGACAACGCACCGCAGATCCTCTACCCTCTCCAGACAGGTGGCTCTAACTTAGCGGAGATAGTGCCTCGCTCAGCTGATGTAGGCTACCTGGTCACTAAAGTGGTGGCTGTTGACGTTGACTCAGGGCAGAATGCCTGGCTCACATACAGGTTTCAGAAACCGGTAGACAGGGCGCTGTTTGAAGTCGGTGCTCAAAATGGAGAAATAAGGACCATGCGCCAGATTACAGACAAAGATACGGTGAAGCAAAAGCTCACTGTGGTGGTCGAAGACAACGGACAGCCCTCCCGCTCTGCTACGGTCAATCTCAACGTTGCTGTTGCAGATAGTTTTCCGGAGGTTCTCTCAGAGTTCACAGAGTTGACGCACGATAAGGAATACAACGACAACTTGACATTTTATCTCGTCCTGGCTCTAGCTGTAGTGTCTTTCCTCTTTGTAACATCACTGGTTGTTATTATATCCGTTAAGATTTACCGGTGGAGGCATTCTAGCACCTACTATCAGTCAAATCTCCCCGTTATCCCGTACTACCCACCACATTTCGGAGACACTACTGGTGCAGGAACTCTTCAGCGAGTGTACAATTACGAATTGTACAAAACGACAGATTCCAGGAAGAGTGACTACAAATACCCCGGATGTGGTCAAAACGTCATGATTGTGGACCAGAGTGCACCCGGAACTATAAGGCACTCAGCCAGCGAAAAGAACATTCTGGATGAACCAGACTCACCTCTGGAG AATGGCTGGCTGACGGAAAGCAACGGACAGGGCACTTTTTGA
- the LOC134439511 gene encoding protocadherin gamma-A6-like, giving the protein MAIEGGRSGINGCFFLRKYWQVILLLASLCGGIDAQIRYSIPEEMRVGSLIGNVAQDLGLDLKRLRSGRARIVSGESVQYTELKTDKGILVVRERIDRELLCGDVTPCSFSFEIILENPMELHQITVEILDINDNSPVFRKTEIHFEISETATHGSRFVLGSADDPDVGVNTLQNYILSPNAHFVLKQQSNPDGTKYAEMVLQKALDREESPRLALKLIAVDGGDPQKSGTVNIDVTVLDANDNVPVFNQTVYKSTVMENAVKGTYVTTVNATDADTNAHGSIQYLFSDLKEDLKNIFAIDESTGTISVVGAIDYEQNKRYEIRVEAKDQGGLTGTSKVIIEVIDVNDNAPVMNVLSFSSPVSEDAHIGTTIAIINVKDADSGKNGQVTCSIDKGLPFDIKSSLANYYTVVTDALFDRELLSEYNITITAVDSGSPPLSTVKTLRLTISDVNDNPPIFEQKMYSVYIMENNSPGLSIFTVRAKDVDANQNARISYYLDEKQSDGTPVSSYLSINSETGVLHAVRSFDFEQIKQLSFTMKAQDGGSPPLSSNATLHVIIQDQNDNVPQILYPIQTSASLVAEIVPRSADIGYLVTKVVAVDVDSGQNAWLSYKLQKTQERALFEVGAQNGEIRTIRQITDKDSVKQKLTVLVEDNGQPSRSATVNVNVALADSFPEVLSEFSDKTQDKEYNDNLTFYLVLALAVVSFLFIVSIIAILSVKCYRWRRERMFYKSNGQLPVIPYYPPLYADVGGTGTLQHVYNYEVCRTMDSRKSDLKYARPDSESIISLDTCGKDTLPHPNRDRLTMDDAIHQVSAFPLIANTFFEDCTHKT; this is encoded by the coding sequence ATGGCAATCGAAGGTGGACGTTCGGGAATAAACGGATGCTTCTTTTTGCGAAAATACTGGCAAGTAATTCTACTATTGGCGAGCCTTTGTGGTGGTATTGACGCACAGATTCGTTACTCTATTCCAGAGGAGATGAGGGTTGGGTCGCTTATTGGAAATGTGGCCCAGGATCTGGGTCTTGATTTAAAAAGGCTTCGGTCGGGCCGTGCCCGTATCGTCAGCGGAGAGAGCGTGCAGTACACAGAGCTGAAAACAGACAAAGGGATTCTTGTTGTTCGCGAGAGGATAGACCGTGAGCTGCTTTGTGGTGACGTCACCCCTTGCAGCTTCAGTTTTGAGATCATTCTAGAAAATCCAATGGAATTACATCAGATTACAGTAGAGATATTGGATATTAACGATAATTCACCTGTATTCAGGAAAACGGAAATACATTTTGAGATAAGTGAAACGGCTACCCATGGCTCTCGCTTTGTGTTAGGCAGCGCAGATGATCCGGATGTCGGCGTCAACACACTGCAGAATTATATTCTCTCTCCAAATGCCCACTTTGTTTTAAAACAGCAGTCGAATCCAGATGGAACTAAATATGCAGAAATGGTTCTCCAAAAAGCTTTAGATCGCGAAGAGAGTCCACGGCTTGCTCTAAAGCTTATAGCAGTGGATGGCGGAGATCCACAAAAATCAGGCACGGTGAATATTGATGTCACCGTGTTAGATGCTAACGACAATGTCCCAGTGTTTAACCAGACCGTGTATAAATCGACTGTAATGGAAAATGCTGTGAAAGGTACTTATGTGACAACAGTTAATGCAACGGATGCTGATACCAATGCGCATGGCTCGATACAATACTTATTTAGTGATCTCAAGGAggatttaaaaaacatttttgccatagacgAGTCCACGGGTACCATTTCTGTAGTCGGGGCTATCGACTACGAACAAAACAAACGTTATGAAATACGGGTCGAGGCAAAAGACCAAGGCGGACTCACTGGCACAAGTAAGGTTATTATAGAAGTCATCGACGTTAATGATAATGCGCCGGTTATGAATGTTTTATCTTTTTCAAGCCCCGTGTCTGAAGATGCTCACATAGGTACGACCATAGCTATAATAAACGTCAAAGATGCAGATTCCGGTAAAAATGGCCAAGTTACTTGCTCTATAGACAAGGGCCTTCCTTTTGATATCAAATCGTCCCTCGCAAACTATTATACTGTCGTCACAGATGCCTTATTTGACCGTGAATTGTTGTCTGAGTACAATATCACCATAACTGCAGTCGACTCCGGATCACCCCCACTCTCCACTGTAAAGACACTGCGTCTTACAATCTCTGACGTCAATGACAACCCACCCATTTTCGAGCAGAAGATGTATTCGGTATATATCATGGAAAATAATTCTCCGGGCTTGTCTATTTTCACAGTGAGGGCTAAGGATGTAGATGCCAACCAGAATGCCAGAATTTCATATTACCTGGATGAAAAGCAGAGCGACGGCACCCCCGTGTCTTCGTATTTGTCTATAAATTCAGAAACGGGGGTCTTGCATGCCGTGCGCTCTTTCGACTTTGAGCAAATCAAGCAGCTGAGTTTCACTATGAAAGCACAGGACGGTGGCTCGCCCCCGCTTAGCAGCAACGCCACCCTGCACGTCATTATTCAGGATCAAAATGACAATGTGCCTCAGATACTGTACCCAATACAGACTAGTGCATCTCTCGTGGCTGAAATAGTGCCCCGTTCAGCTGATATAGGCTATCTAGTCACTAAAGTGGTGGCTGTAGATGTGGACTCTGGGCAGAATGCCTGGCTGTCCTATAAGCTACAGAAAACCCAGGAGAGGGCTCTGTTTGAAGTGGGTGCACAAAATGGAGAGATTAGAACTATTCGCCAAATCACTGATAAAGATTCTGTGAAACAGAAACTCACTGTTTTAGTTGAGGACAACGGACAGCCCTCTCGCTCTGCCACTGTTAATGTCAACGTGGCTTTAGCCGACAGTTTCCCTGAAGTGTTGTCAGAGTTCTCAGATAAGACGCAGGACAAAGAATACAATGACAATCTTACTTTTTATCTAGTCTTAGCTTTAGCCGTCGTGTCTTTCCTTTTTATCGTGTCCATCATAGCCATACTGTCGGTGAAGTGCTACAGATGGAGACGTGAGCGGATGTTTTACAAATCAAATGGACAGCTCCCGGTTATTCCATATTACCCGCCACTTTACGCAGACGTCGGAGGCACGGGCACTTTGCAGCACGTGTATAATTATGAAGTCTGTAGAACGATGGACTCCAGGAAAAGTGATCTGAAATACGCCAGACCTGATAGCGAAAGTATCATCAGTCTGGACACGTGTGGAAAAGACACTCTCCCACACCCCAACAGAGACAGACTGACCATGGACGATGCAATTCATCAGGTGAGCGCATTTCCCCTTATTGCCAACACTTTCTTTGAAGATTGTACTCATAAGACTTAA
- the LOC134439513 gene encoding protocadherin beta-16-like, which produces MRHLCFFVSGSLHEQQLVTDDFVLIRACCKMDMSSKTKIWQVLVFMFLFSFGIVSGQVSYSIPEELSTGSVVGNLAQDLGLDAKRLKSGKARIYTGDNTKYIDLNKDRGVLIIKDRIDREALCGQTTPCALHFQVILENPMEFYSVTVEITDINDNPPHFDKEKMFFKISESATTGAKFVLERAMDLDVGINGLQGYSLTPSDHFLLKLLPQADGTKIVEMVLQKPLDREKQNQISLVLTAVDGGEPQLSGTAQINVSVLDANDNAPIFTQASYKAVITENAHKGTVVTTVSATDLDEGSNGKVSYSFSNIMEDVRQTFAINELSGEVTLVGSVDYEKARHYQINVQATDQGGLTDSCKILVDVTDTNDNAPTINIMSKSNSISEDSAIGTAVSILNVQDKDSGENGKVKCFINDDIPFALKSTSNNFFSLVTDDELDRESNSEYNITVLCSDEGLPSLSSSVSLSLQISDVNDNAPVFEKASYVASVAENNSPGLSIFAVKARDADWNQNARVSYILEEASIGGVSVSSYVSVNAESGVVHAVKSFDFEQLKDFSFRVKAQDGGSPPLSSNVSVKLLIQDQNDNAPQVLYPVQTGGSLVAEIVPRSADVGYLVTKVVAVDVDSGQNAWLSYKLQKATDRALFEVGAQNGEIRTIRQVTDKDAVKQKLTVVVEDNGQPSRSATVNVNVALADSFPEVLSEFSDFTQKDTNDNLTFFLVLALAVVSFLFIVSIIAILSVKCYRWRRERMFYKSNGHLPVIPYYPPLYADTTGTGTLQHVYNYEVCRTTDSRKSDVKYGRPYTESIISLDTNGEQTLPREDLGTLVRDKEQV; this is translated from the coding sequence ATGCGccatctttgtttctttgtttcaggATCACTGCATGAACAACAGCTTGTTACGGATGATTTTGTACTGATCCGTGCCTGTTGTAAAATGGATATGTCGAGCAAAACAAAGATCTGGCAAGTACTAGTGTTTATGTTCTTATTTTCATTCGGTATCGTTAGCGGACAAGTAAGCTATTCTATTCCCGAGGAGTTGTCGACGGGATCTGTGGTCGGTAACTTAGCTCAAGATCTGGGTTTAGATGCGAAAAGATTGAAATCGGGTAAAGCGCGCATTTATACAGGTGACAATACCAAATACATCGATCTAAATAAAGACAGGGGTGTATTGATAATCAAAGACAGAATCGACCGAGAGGCTCTATGCGGGCAGACTACGCCCTGTGCTCTCCATTTTCAGGTCATTTTGGAGAACCCCATGGAATTTTACAGTGTCACCGTCGAAATAACCGATATCAATGATAATCCTCCACACTTTGACAAGGAAAAGATGTTTTTTAAAATTAGCGAGTCAGCTACGACTGGGGCTAAATTTGTTCTGGAGAGAGCGATGGATTTAGATGTGGGTATTAACGGGTTGCAGGGTTATTCTCTTACGCCCTCAGATCATTTCCTTCTTAAATTGCTACCTCAAGCAGACGGAACTAAGATTGTTGAAATGGTTTTACAGAAACCACtagacagagaaaaacaaaaccaaatatCTCTAGTTTTGACAGCTGTAGATGGTGGCGAGCCGCAGTTGTCTGGCACAGCACAAATAAACGTCAGTGTCTTGGATGCTAATGACAACGCACCTATTTTTACGCAAGCTTCGTATAAGGCTGTTATCACGGAAAATGCTCACAAAGGCACAGTAGTGACGACAGTCAGTGCTACTGATTTAGATGAGGGCTCAAATGGGAAAGTGAGCTATTCATTCAGCAACATTATGGAAGATGTAAGACAAACATTTGCCATTAATGAACTAAGCGGTGAAGTGACTCTAGTTGGTAGTGTTGATTATGAAAAGGCTCGTCACTATCAAATTAATGTACAGGCAACTGACCAGGGGGGTCTAACAGATTCGTGTAAAATATTAGTCGATGTAACAGATACAAACGATAACGCACCGACCATAAATATAATGTCGAAGTCAAATTCCATATCAGAAGACTCGGCTATAGGCACAGCGGTGTCCATCTTAAATGTACAGGACAAAGACTCTGGAGAGAATGGGAAAGTCAAATGTTTTATAAACGATGACATCCCATTTGCTTTGAAATCGACCTCAAATAACTTCTTTAGTTTAGTCACCGACGATGAATTGGACAGAGAGAGCAATTCCGAGTATAATATCACTGTATTGTGTTCTGACGAAGGCTTGCCCTCGCTGTCCAGCAGTGTATCTCTGTCGTTACAGATATCAGATGTAAATGATAATGCACCTGTTTTTGAAAAGGCATCATACGTTGCCTCTGTGGCCGAAAACAATTCCCCAGGCTTGTCTATTTTCGCAGTGAAAGCCAGGGACGCGGATTGGAACCAGAACGCCCGTGTTTCGTACATATTAGAAGAAGCCTCGATAGGTGGCGTATCTGTTTCATCCTACGTGTCTGTTAATGCGGAGAGTGGTGTTGTTCATGCAGTGAAGTCTTTTGATTTCGAGCAGTTGAAGGATTTTTCGTTTCGCGTAAAAGCACAAGATGGGGGTTCTCCTCCACTAAGCAGTAACGTGAGTGTTAAATTGCTGATCCAGGATCAGAATGATAATGCACCCCAGGTGCTGTATCCGGTGCAGACCGGGGGCTCCCTGGTGGCCGAGATTGTGCCTCGGTCAGCTGATGTTGGATATTTGGTCACCAAAGTAGTTGCTGTGGACGTGGACTCAGGTCAGAATGCCTGGCTCTCTTATAAACTACAGAAAGCGACAGACAGGGCACTGTTTGAAGTGGGCGCACAGAATGGAGAAATTAGAACCATTAGACAGGTCACTGATAAAGATGCTGTGAAGCAAAAGCTCACTGTTGTAGTGGAGGACAACGGACAGCCCTCTCGCTCTGCTACTGTGAATGTCAATGTGGCTTTAGCTGACAGCTTTCCAGAAGTGCTCTCTGAGTTTTCGGATTTTACGCAGAAGGATACTAATGACAACCTAACGTTTTTCCTCGTTTTGGCCCTGGCTGTGGTTTCATTTTTATTCATTGTGTCCATCATAGCCATACTATCAGTGAAGTGCTACCGATGGAGACGTGAGAGGATGTTTTACAAATCCAACGGCCATCTCCCTGTCATTCCATATTACCCTCCACTTTAC
- the LOC134439512 gene encoding protocadherin gamma-A11-like gives MAWQVLALAFLYGLGIVHGQIVYSVPEEMPKGSIVGNIAQDLGLDVSRLKSGKARLYTGDGTEYVDLMKDKGVLFIKDRIDRESLCGQTTPCALHFQIILENPMEFYSVTVQITDINDNAPFFSVDKMAFEISESSLLGARFTLEKAIDSDVGINGLQGYALNPSDIFELETTTQTDDVKSVVMILKKSLDREKEESLSLVLTATDGGDPQMSGTVQIHIKVLDANDNAPVCSQRVYKVSVVENAAKGTMLNTVQASDADEGLNGRVSYALSKPTSEVNGLFEIDYTTGVVKLIGETNYEKTKRYQLDVLAKDHGGHSDTCKVIIDVIDANDNSPVINVMSKLATIPENSKAGTVVSILNIHDQDSGDNGHVQCSINDNMPFILKSTSNNFYSLVTDSELDRERESVFNISVTCTDEGSPPLSSSMTLSLQISDVNDNAPVFERSSYEASIPENNSPGISVFTVKATDVDFNQNARISYMLEETTINGAAASSYVSVNAESGVIHAVRSFDYEQIKQFHFHVKAQDGGSPPLSTNVSVRINIQDQNDNAPQILYPVQSSGSLVAEIVPRSADVGYLVSKVVAVDVDSGQNAWLSYKLLKGSERVLFEVGTQNGEIRTVRQVTDKDAVKQKLAIVVEDNGQPSRSATVNVNVALADSFPEVLSEFTDFTRDKEYNDNLTFYLVLALAVVSFLFIVSIIAILSVKCYRWRRERMFYKSNGNLPVIPYYPPLYADVGGTGTLQHVYNYEVYGTTDSRRSDVKCRRPCNESIVSLDAAGTLPHVNTDKLLMDDQVSLLL, from the coding sequence ATGGCTTGGCAAGTACTGGCGTTGGCTTTTCTTTATGGGCTTGGCATTGTGCATGGACAAATAGTTTACTCGGTTCCAGAGGAGATGCCTAAAGGTTCTATAGTTGGAAACATAGCACAGGATTTGGGGCTAGATGTATCGAGGCTTAAATCAGGGAAAGCTCGCCTTTACACAGGCGACGGAACAGAATACGTTGATCTGATGAAAGACAAGGGGGTTCTTTTCATCAAAGACAGGATAGACCGAGAATCATTATGTGGACAGACCACACCTTGTGCGCTTCATTTTCAAATAATATTAGAAAACCCAATGGAGTTCTATAGTGTTACGGTCCAGATTACAGACATTAATGACAATGCCCCATTTTTCTCGGTGGACAAAATGGCGTTTGAGATAAGCGAGTCTTCTCTCCTCGGTGCACGCTTTACGCTAGAGAAAGCCATAGATAGTGACGTCGGAATCAATGGACTGCAAGGCTACGCCCTAAACCCAAGTGACATATTTGAATTAGAGACGACCACTCAAACAGATGATGTTAAGAGTGTGGTGATGATTTTGAAAAAATCTCTAGAtcgagagaaagaagagagtctATCTTTAGTCTTGACCGCCACTGATGGGGGTGATCCGCAGATGTCGGGGACTGTGCAGATACATATTAAGGTTCTAGATGCCAATGACAATGCACCGGTTTGTTCCCAGAGAGTATATAAAGTAAGTGTTGTAGAAAATGCTGCGAAAGGCACAATGTTAAACACAGTACAGGCGTCTGATGCAGATGAAGGATTGAATGGGAGAGTGTCGTATGCTCTGTCGAAACCTACCAGTGAAGTTAATGGATTGTTTGAAATAGATTATACAACTGGGGTAGTTAAACTGATTGGAGAGACAAACTATGAAAAAACAAAACGCTATCAACTCGACGTCTTGGCCAAAGATCATGGCGGACACTCAGATACATGTAAAGTGATCATTGATGTCATCGATGCAAACGATAATAGTCCAGTTATAAATGTAATGTCCAAACTGGCGACAATACCGGAAAATTCTAAAGCGGGCACTGTCGTTAGTATTCTGAATATTCACGACCAAGACTCGGGTGATAATGGGCATGTTCAGTGTAGTATCAACGACAATATGCCATTTATTCTTAAGTCTACCTCAAACAACTTCTACAGTTTAGTCACAGACAGTGAGCTAGACCGAGAGAGGGAATCAGTATTTAATATCTCCGTGACGTGCACTGACGagggctctccccctctctccagcaGCATGACTCTTTCCCTGCAGATATCAGATGTGAATGATAACGCTCCTGTATTTGAAAGGAGCTCATACGAAGCCtccattccagaaaataactctCCTGGTATTTCCGTTTTCACAGTCAAGGCAACAGACGTAGATTTTAATCAGAATGCACGAATTTCATATATGCTGGAGGAGACCACCATTAACGGAGCCGCAGCCTCCTCCTACGTATCTGTTAACGCAGAGAGTGGTGTCATCCATGCGGTGCGCAGCTTTGATTATGAACAGATAAAGCAGTTCCACTTCCATGTCAAAGCGCAGGATGGAGGGTCCCCTCCGTTAAGCACCAACGTTAGTGTTAGAATAAATATCCAAGATCAAAATGATAACGCACCTCAGATTTTATATCCAGTGCAGAGTAGTGGCTCGCTAGTAGCTGAGATTGTGCCCCGCTCAGCAGATGTGGGGTATCTTGTCAGTAAAGTGGTGGCTGTGGATGTAGACTCTGGTCAGAATGCCTGGCTCTCATATAAACTGCTGAAAGGATCCGAAAGGGTGCTATTTGAGGTTGGCACGCAGAATGGAGAAATACGAACAGTTAGACAGGTGACTGATAAAGATGCTGTGAAACAAAAACTTGCTATTGTGGTGGAGGACAACGGACAGCCCTCTCGCTCTGCTACAGTGAATGTCAACGTGGCTTTGGCTGATAGCTTCCCAGAAGTGCTCTCCGAGTTTACAGACTTTACGCGCGACAAGGAGTACAACGACAACCTGACTTTTTATTTAGTATTGGCCCTGGCTGTAGTGTCATTTCTGTTCATCGTGTCCATCATAGCCATACTGTCAGTGAAGTGCTACAGATGGAGACGTGAGCGGATGTTTTATAAATCCAACGGGAACCTCCCCGTCATTCCATACTACCCGCCTCTTTACGCAGATGTTGGGGGCACTGGGACTTTGCAGCACGTTTACAATTATGAGGTTTACGGAACAACTGACTCCAGGAGGAGTGATGTTAAGTGTCGTAGACCTTGCAATGAAAGTATTGTCAGCCTGGATGCTGCCGGAACACTACCGCATGTCAATACGGATAAACTCCTCATGGACGACCAGGTGAGTTTGCTTCTGTAA